The genomic window AAGTCGAACGCCGCATCGAGCAGCGCCGGCGCAATGAACAACGCCAGCGCCAGCGAGGGATCGATGCCGATCTCCGGCGCCCAGGGCAGCGCTGCCACCACCACACCCGCCAGCGCCAGCATGGCCGGGTAGGGCACCGGCCAGCGGCGCGACACCTGGAGCAATACCAACGCGATGACCAGCAGCGTCAGCATGCTTTCGAACAAGACCATATCGAGTGACCGGTTACCGGGATTGCGACAATCGCAACATGCCTTCCCGTTTTCTGAAAATGGCCCTGCTGCTGGGCCTGCTCTCCGCCATCGGTCCTTTCGCCATCGACATGTACCTTCCGGCCCTGCCGGCCATCGGGCAAAGCCTGGGGGCCGACATTGGCGCCGTGCAGATGAGCCTGACGGCGTTCTTCCTGTCTCTCGGTATCGGTCAGTTGTTGTATGGCCCGGTGTCGGACATGGTCGGGCGCAAGCCTCCTCTTTATGCGGGTTTGGCGTTGTTCGCGCTTGCCAGCGTCGGCTGTGCACTGGCCACCGATATCCAGACCTTGATCGTGCTGCGCTTCATCCAGGGGCTGGGCGCGGCTGCCGGCATGGCGATTCCGCGCGCCATCGTGCGCGACCTGCACACCGGCACGGATGCAGCGCGGCTCATGTCGCTGCTGATACTGGTGTTCAGCGTGTCGCCCATCCTCGCGCCGCTGGCGGGCAGCGTCGTCATCGCACTCGGCGGCTGGCGCGGTGTGTTCTGGGTCGTCCTGGTGGCGTCGGTCGCGGGCATGGCGATGATGTTCATGCAGCTCGACGAAACGCGACCGCCATCGGAGCGCGTCGAGAGCAGTCTTGGCAGCGCGCTCGGTGCGTACTGGCTCCTGCTGCGCGACCGGCACTACCTCGGCCTGGTCTTCATCGGCGGCTTCGCGCTGGCCGGTTTCTTTGTCTACCTGGCCAACTCGTCGTTCGTGATGATCGACCACTACGGCCTGTCGCCTGCGGTCTACAGCGTGGCCTTCGGC from Variovorax sp. PAMC28562 includes these protein-coding regions:
- a CDS encoding multidrug effflux MFS transporter, with the translated sequence MPSRFLKMALLLGLLSAIGPFAIDMYLPALPAIGQSLGADIGAVQMSLTAFFLSLGIGQLLYGPVSDMVGRKPPLYAGLALFALASVGCALATDIQTLIVLRFIQGLGAAAGMAIPRAIVRDLHTGTDAARLMSLLILVFSVSPILAPLAGSVVIALGGWRGVFWVVLVASVAGMAMMFMQLDETRPPSERVESSLGSALGAYWLLLRDRHYLGLVFIGGFALAGFFVYLANSSFVMIDHYGLSPAVYSVAFGVNAAAFIAASQFTGALGERFGLVRVVKFGVLACGTVMLALFAYFASGGDRLAVLIVLYFIASGFMGLVIPTTGVLALEAHGAIAGTASALLGTLQMLTGAFMMAAVGLFTDGRPLPMVAGMAAGAFVAAVLTWLTLGGWRTAPKMEEAL